The Chrysemys picta bellii isolate R12L10 unplaced genomic scaffold, ASM1138683v2 scaf997, whole genome shotgun sequence genomic interval ttctccatcccttggagactacatctggaatggaaatctctttctgaaggatCAGCGCTAGTTTGCCCACAGATGGCCAGACTgtgattcccccctgccctggactaggcaggagctcagatcagatgattagaatggtcccttcaggccttaatgtctcgttgttaatcttctcccttcacagacactgtattgctgagatgtatccaacagccccagaggcagcaaactggagagcaagacatgagccccaggcactgtgggtcccaactctagcacaagaacttgactgcagggggacagagccaaagaggacaggGCCTCACAAACCCTGAGAAAGTCCAGCTTCAACCTATAAATCCGaatgagaatttttcaggggttgagtttaatggattccccctctcccactaggaaaacagacaaacacacaaactccttaccccaggagacagagagtggctctaacaggctttcatgctccacgtgacatgaataatgggctttgatcttgggatcaatctccattgtcacccaggtctggtaggtcccatccccattgggtaggatgccttcagagtagatctcctgctgtctgctctccccatttttcagccaggtcacggtgatgtcccgggggtagaatccactgaccttacaggagagggtggtgagGCCGTCATGAGATGACCTGTCGCTCACTCTAGCTGTTGGACacactgggaaaaagaagaaactcaagttAGGTGTTTTCCAGCTCTAATCCAGGCAGCATTTTCTAGAGCTTTGCAGCATGAAATTCTGAGACCCGAgcagtgggagaggatgagagtccatgagaCAGAATCCCTCTGATGAGAGAGAACCACCATGTTAGAGGATTTCTGTGCCGAATTCACAGTATCAGCAACGGTGAATCCTGAATCCAGGTCCctgacctggcctctgctccaaaCCACAGAGACACAAATACCTTGACAGGCTTCACTAAACTCCAGATACAGGTGTCAATCACACACTAGGTTTGtacccatctcctctcagtccctagatttgaaagagagaagaatcttgccctggccagggagcaaaaactggactggataaactgaccaattagagatggaaagggcCCATTAAACAAAAAGTGACACACAGTGCTAAATTGCCCCTCAAACGAGCTAATTTGaattggctaatttcttgtaggttgttaccaaatctatttaccccaa includes:
- the LOC135979558 gene encoding major histocompatibility complex class I-related gene protein-like isoform X6 encodes the protein MTWVAADIGAQITKRRWEAEVNDNQQWKRYVEGNCISWLRSALEYGKETLQRKVCPTARVSDRSSHDGLTTLSCKVSGFYPRDITVTWLKNGESRQQEIYSEGILPNGDGTYQTWVTMEIDPKIKAHYSCHVEHESLLEPLSVSWASDQGSSGSDRSAKA
- the LOC135979558 gene encoding class I histocompatibility antigen, F10 alpha chain-like isoform X5 — its product is MTWVAADIGAQITKRRWEAEVNDNQQWKRYVEGNCISWLRSALEYGKETLQRKVCPTARVSDRSSHDGLTTLSCKVSGFYPRDITVTWLKNGESRQQEIYSEGILPNGDGTYQTWVTMEIDPKIKAHYSCHVEHESLLEPLSVSWEPNNSLIPIVAGVITAAVLIGVIIGVFFWKKQCPGHHE
- the LOC135979558 gene encoding class I histocompatibility antigen, F10 alpha chain-like isoform X4 is translated as MTWVAADIGAQITKRRWEAEVNDNQQWKRYVEGNCISWLRSALEYGKETLQRKVCPTARVSDRSSHDGLTTLSCKVSGFYPRDITVTWLKNGESRQQEIYSEGILPNGDGTYQTWVTMEIDPKIKAHYSCHVEHESLLEPLSVSWEPNNSLIPIVAGVITAAVLIGVIIGVFFWKKQCPAGHHE